A window of Methanolobus sediminis contains these coding sequences:
- a CDS encoding beta-CASP ribonuclease aCPSF1 produces MAVEEVLSDLKKKIEEKLPSGTTISSVEFEGPQLVVYTEEPKKFADNGNIVRNLAKALRTRIVVRPDPKVLIPPEESIDKILQTVPEESGVSNYHFDPDVGEVIIEAEKPGLVIGKHGETLREITKKIGWTPKVVRTPPIKSRTVQNIREFMRTNHKERKDILKSVGRKIHRGCTSKDEWVRVTSLGGAKEVGRSCFIISTPESRIMIDCGVNVGSDDNMTPYLYVPEAFPINQIDAVVLTHAHLDHQGLVPLLYKYGFEGPIYCTPPTRDLMALLQLDYIDVAAKEGKRPPYASADVREGLKHTIVLDYEEVTDIAPDIKLTFHNAGHILGSAVSHFHIGDGLHNVVVTGDFKYEKTRLFDAAVNKFPRVESVIMESTYGNSNATQPSLQEAEQNLQNIVNSTLKNDGIVLIPAFAVGRSQEVMIVLEDAIRKGIIPNVPVYLDGMIWEATAIHATYPEYLNNDLRKLIFQKGQNPFLSECFKPVDSNELRQKIIEEPHPCVILSTSGMMNAGPVIEYFKAFAENENNTLVFVGYQADGTLGRRIQKGWKEIPISTREGTHVVKMNMNVEVVDGFSGHSDRRQLMSYIQKMKPRPERVYTEHGDERSCIDLASSIHKKNKMETKALTNLETVRLV; encoded by the coding sequence ATGGCGGTAGAAGAAGTACTATCTGATTTGAAGAAGAAAATAGAAGAAAAACTACCTAGCGGTACTACTATTTCTAGTGTTGAGTTTGAAGGCCCCCAGCTAGTTGTTTATACAGAAGAGCCTAAAAAGTTTGCAGATAACGGTAATATTGTCAGGAATCTGGCAAAGGCACTGAGGACTCGTATTGTTGTACGTCCTGATCCAAAGGTGCTGATTCCTCCTGAGGAATCAATTGATAAAATATTGCAGACCGTTCCGGAAGAGTCCGGTGTTTCTAATTATCACTTCGATCCTGATGTAGGCGAGGTTATAATAGAAGCTGAAAAACCCGGTCTTGTAATTGGAAAACACGGCGAGACTTTAAGAGAGATAACTAAAAAGATAGGATGGACCCCGAAAGTCGTGAGGACTCCACCTATTAAATCACGTACTGTGCAGAACATACGTGAGTTCATGCGTACTAATCATAAAGAAAGAAAGGACATCCTCAAATCAGTTGGAAGGAAGATCCACAGGGGATGCACTTCAAAAGATGAATGGGTAAGGGTAACTTCTCTTGGTGGTGCAAAGGAAGTAGGAAGAAGCTGTTTTATCATTTCCACTCCAGAATCCCGTATAATGATCGATTGTGGTGTTAATGTTGGTTCAGATGACAACATGACTCCTTATCTCTATGTGCCTGAAGCATTCCCGATCAACCAGATTGATGCGGTGGTACTGACACATGCTCACCTTGACCACCAGGGTCTTGTGCCACTTCTTTACAAGTATGGTTTTGAAGGACCAATTTACTGTACCCCTCCAACAAGGGATCTTATGGCACTCCTTCAGCTTGACTACATCGATGTAGCTGCAAAGGAAGGCAAGAGGCCACCTTACGCTTCAGCTGATGTCAGGGAAGGACTGAAACATACAATTGTTCTTGATTATGAGGAAGTAACTGACATTGCTCCTGATATCAAACTTACATTCCACAACGCAGGACATATTCTTGGTTCTGCTGTATCTCATTTCCATATTGGGGATGGTCTTCACAATGTTGTTGTCACTGGTGACTTCAAGTATGAGAAGACAAGACTCTTTGATGCTGCAGTTAATAAATTCCCACGTGTTGAGAGTGTTATCATGGAATCTACTTATGGAAATTCCAATGCAACACAGCCTTCACTTCAGGAAGCTGAACAAAACCTGCAGAACATTGTTAATTCTACATTGAAGAACGATGGAATTGTTCTGATCCCTGCCTTTGCAGTAGGAAGAAGCCAGGAAGTAATGATCGTTCTTGAAGATGCAATCCGCAAGGGAATCATACCAAATGTTCCTGTTTATCTGGACGGTATGATATGGGAAGCAACTGCGATCCATGCAACATATCCAGAGTATCTTAACAATGATTTGCGTAAACTCATTTTCCAGAAAGGACAGAACCCATTCCTTTCAGAGTGCTTCAAGCCTGTTGATTCTAATGAACTTCGCCAGAAGATCATTGAGGAACCACATCCATGTGTGATTCTTTCCACATCAGGTATGATGAATGCAGGTCCTGTTATTGAATACTTCAAGGCTTTTGCTGAGAATGAGAATAATACGCTTGTTTTCGTAGGTTATCAGGCAGATGGAACTCTTGGTAGAAGGATCCAGAAAGGATGGAAGGAAATACCAATCTCTACAAGAGAAGGTACTCATGTTGTAAAAATGAATATGAATGTAGAGGTTGTTGACGGTTTCTCAGGTCACTCTGATAGAAGGCAGCTTATGTCTTATATCCAGAAGATGAAGCCACGCCCGGAAAGAGTCTATACCGAACACGGTGATGAGCGTTCATGCATAGACCTTGCAAGCTCCATCCATAAAAAGAACAAGATGGAGACAAAAGCACTTACAAATCTTGAAACAGTACGGTTGGTATAA
- a CDS encoding monovalent cation/H+ antiporter subunit B, with protein sequence MTTLITKTVTKICLPLVILFSISLLLAGHNNPGGGFIGGVMFASVIALTYVAFGLKYIKSFFNPDWGNWFGFGLLLAALTAFSAIAFSHNFFRSAVEFVHLPFFGEIELVSAGLFDIGVYFVVIGGLLSIFKNVGDDK encoded by the coding sequence ATGACAACCTTGATCACAAAAACAGTAACAAAGATATGTTTACCTTTGGTCATCCTCTTCTCGATATCCCTCTTACTTGCGGGACATAATAATCCCGGAGGAGGATTTATTGGCGGTGTCATGTTTGCTTCAGTTATTGCACTGACTTACGTGGCATTCGGTCTTAAATACATAAAATCATTCTTTAACCCGGACTGGGGTAACTGGTTTGGATTTGGCTTATTGCTGGCTGCACTTACAGCTTTCTCAGCAATTGCCTTTTCACACAACTTCTTCAGGAGTGCTGTGGAATTTGTCCATCTTCCATTCTTCGGAGAAATCGAATTGGTATCAGCCGGTCTTTTTGATATAGGAGTTTATTTCGTGGTAATCGGAGGATTGCTTTCCATTTTCAAAAACGTAGGTGATGACAAATGA
- the mbhE gene encoding hydrogen gas-evolving membrane-bound hydrogenase subunit E, whose protein sequence is MDSFTAITIAVFLPFILAGILPAVEKLLKDKVGWYASATALLSLLLVAQVAPEIIHGGTIQGTIEWLPSMGINLSFYADGLSIMFGFIVSGIGVIIMSYSNGYMSKKEDLPRYYQQLLFFMGSMLGMVFSANTIQLFIFWELTSITSFMLIGYWRNRPMSVYGATKSMLITASGGLFMLAGFLVLHAITGTFDIPTILHNESIREALQNHNLFIYALILIFIGAASKSAQGPFYIWLPNAMEAPTPVSAFLHSATMVKAGIYLVARIHPMFSGTDAWFILVSGVGIFTMLLAGFLAFRQTDIKGILAYSTISQLAYLMTMYGYTTHNEPGIGVAAATFHLLNHATFKACLFLVAGIVAHEAATRDITKMGGLRKEMPITFIVATIGALSMAGIPPLNGFLSKEMFYESSVEMGHLLGGPYTILIPALAVLGGVFTFAYSIKFIDGIFLGKRPTKGLPEHIHDPSMIMLAPAIFLAGLIILFGLVPSIPVHNFIEPTVSGILLEEANLHVQLWHGFTISLMMTIVTFILGLLIYTQYDRIAEWQNRFNARFPWFSVNYYYDGAVNNAKDVTFKFSSRMQPGPVKNYVIAVLLLTLAMFAIPATMLGANLIPQNLNFDVPLYEGLIFLFMIVAALGAALLPRYLPAIIALSGLGYLVALLFIYLQAPDLALTQVLVETLSTIIFLLALVKIPQKFKEHIPATTLTRDLIISVAVSAMIFLLLINATQGIVPPFETLSYYFIEKSLSLAGGHNIVNVIIVDFRGYDTLGEISVLCLAALGVYNLIHSRGEDE, encoded by the coding sequence ATGGATTCGTTTACAGCAATTACTATAGCGGTTTTTTTGCCATTTATTTTGGCCGGTATATTGCCTGCCGTTGAAAAACTTCTAAAGGATAAAGTAGGATGGTACGCTTCCGCCACTGCATTGCTGAGTTTACTGTTGGTTGCTCAGGTTGCACCGGAGATCATACACGGGGGGACTATTCAGGGAACTATAGAATGGCTTCCTTCAATGGGGATTAACCTTTCTTTCTATGCCGATGGTTTGAGTATAATGTTCGGTTTCATCGTATCCGGCATTGGTGTTATTATCATGTCATATTCCAACGGATACATGTCAAAGAAAGAGGATCTTCCAAGATATTACCAGCAGCTTCTTTTCTTCATGGGGTCAATGCTCGGTATGGTGTTCTCTGCTAACACTATTCAACTTTTCATATTCTGGGAACTTACCAGTATCACTTCTTTCATGCTTATCGGTTACTGGCGTAACAGACCAATGTCAGTTTACGGAGCAACCAAATCAATGCTTATTACCGCTTCAGGCGGTTTATTCATGCTTGCAGGATTTTTGGTGTTACACGCTATCACCGGAACTTTCGACATTCCCACTATATTACATAATGAATCCATAAGGGAAGCCCTGCAAAATCACAACCTTTTCATCTATGCACTTATTCTCATATTCATCGGTGCTGCCTCAAAGTCAGCACAGGGTCCATTTTACATATGGCTTCCAAATGCAATGGAAGCACCAACCCCGGTCAGTGCGTTTCTGCACTCAGCCACAATGGTAAAGGCCGGTATCTATCTCGTAGCAAGGATACACCCAATGTTCTCAGGTACTGATGCTTGGTTCATTCTGGTAAGCGGAGTAGGAATATTCACTATGCTCCTTGCAGGTTTCCTTGCTTTCAGGCAGACCGATATCAAAGGAATTCTGGCATATTCCACCATCAGTCAGCTTGCTTATCTCATGACAATGTACGGTTACACCACCCATAATGAACCTGGAATTGGTGTGGCAGCTGCAACATTCCATCTTCTTAATCACGCAACATTCAAGGCATGTCTCTTCCTTGTGGCAGGTATAGTAGCACATGAAGCTGCGACTAGGGATATTACGAAAATGGGTGGTTTGCGTAAAGAAATGCCAATAACGTTCATAGTGGCTACCATTGGAGCATTATCCATGGCAGGAATCCCGCCTCTTAACGGATTCCTTAGTAAGGAGATGTTCTACGAGTCATCTGTTGAGATGGGTCATCTTCTTGGCGGACCATACACAATACTCATCCCTGCACTTGCGGTGCTGGGTGGTGTTTTTACATTTGCTTATTCAATCAAATTTATAGACGGTATTTTCCTTGGTAAAAGACCAACAAAGGGACTGCCTGAGCACATACATGATCCTTCAATGATAATGCTTGCACCGGCAATTTTCCTTGCAGGTCTTATTATACTGTTCGGACTTGTACCTTCAATTCCGGTACACAACTTCATTGAGCCAACAGTTTCAGGAATTCTTCTTGAGGAAGCTAACCTGCACGTACAGCTCTGGCATGGATTCACAATCTCACTGATGATGACCATAGTAACATTTATCCTGGGTCTCCTTATTTACACTCAGTACGACAGGATCGCAGAGTGGCAGAACAGGTTCAATGCAAGGTTCCCATGGTTCAGTGTCAATTACTATTATGATGGTGCAGTGAATAATGCAAAGGATGTTACATTCAAATTCTCAAGCAGGATGCAGCCTGGTCCGGTAAAGAACTATGTGATCGCTGTTCTGCTCTTGACACTTGCAATGTTTGCAATTCCTGCAACGATGCTTGGTGCAAACCTTATACCGCAGAACCTTAATTTCGATGTTCCACTTTATGAAGGTCTGATATTCCTGTTCATGATAGTTGCAGCTCTTGGTGCAGCATTACTGCCAAGATACTTGCCTGCCATCATAGCTCTTTCAGGTCTTGGATATCTGGTTGCTCTGCTGTTCATATATCTGCAGGCACCTGATCTGGCACTCACACAGGTTCTGGTAGAGACACTTTCGACTATTATTTTCCTGCTGGCACTTGTAAAGATCCCGCAGAAATTCAAGGAACATATCCCTGCCACAACACTTACCAGGGATCTTATAATATCTGTGGCTGTATCAGCAATGATTTTCTTACTGCTGATAAATGCAACACAGGGAATAGTTCCACCATTTGAAACTCTCTCCTATTATTTCATAGAGAAGAGTCTTTCACTTGCAGGCGGTCATAACATTGTGAACGTCATTATCGTGGATTTCAGAGGATATGATACACTTGGTGAGATTTCTGTGCTCTGTCTTGCAGCACTTGGCGTTTATAATCTTATACACAGCAGGGGTGAGGACGAATGA
- a CDS encoding DUF4956 domain-containing protein has protein sequence MAVDIESLLDFEDLSGTFTATDVFVGLVLGFILLAAIGWLYKRTHKGTSYTQSYVHTLIMMGLIVDVIMLIVGSNIARAFSLVGALSIIRFRNAVKEIRDIGFIFFAMAIGMATGTKFYMLAIIATCVIGALIFIMFEFDWFARPAMSQILKIQLDKDVDFEELFDRTFVKYTQSAELIGIDSVRSGTVTELVYSIILKKNANKHEFIQSIKSQNGNQKVFLITGYNTTDL, from the coding sequence ATGGCAGTAGATATTGAAAGTCTATTGGATTTCGAAGACTTAAGCGGAACCTTCACAGCCACCGACGTTTTTGTGGGTCTTGTATTAGGTTTTATATTATTAGCAGCCATCGGATGGCTGTACAAACGCACGCACAAAGGAACATCCTACACCCAGAGTTACGTCCACACTCTCATCATGATGGGACTGATCGTAGATGTCATCATGCTCATTGTGGGCTCGAACATTGCACGTGCATTCTCACTTGTAGGTGCATTGTCCATCATACGTTTCAGGAATGCAGTGAAAGAGATCCGTGATATCGGTTTCATATTCTTCGCTATGGCGATCGGTATGGCAACGGGTACAAAATTCTACATGCTGGCGATAATAGCAACCTGTGTGATTGGTGCCCTTATCTTCATAATGTTTGAATTTGACTGGTTTGCAAGACCTGCCATGAGCCAGATACTGAAAATCCAGCTTGATAAGGATGTTGATTTTGAAGAACTATTTGACAGGACATTCGTCAAATACACACAATCAGCAGAACTCATAGGAATAGATTCAGTCCGCTCAGGAACAGTGACAGAACTTGTCTACAGCATAATACTCAAGAAAAACGCCAACAAGCATGAGTTCATTCAATCTATCAAAAGTCAGAATGGAAATCAGAAAGTGTTCCTGATAACCGGTTACAACACCACAGACCTATGA
- a CDS encoding polyphosphate polymerase domain-containing protein, protein MEPIRKFNRFELKYLLSMEQTREFKQQIEAYMLPDQYAWNSGDYVISSLYYDSPDLQCYWEKVDGLKFRKKLRVRIYETEEKMTEDSMVFVEVKQRYDKTIQKRRIAITYKDAMTLCDEHRLPDEYDERDRPVMEEVLGMIEERNLQPTLITSYFRHAYTGTDYDNGLRITFDSNIRYRVNDLDLASKNPGRYIVSPDRVILEIKVNERVPYWLTELIAQNNYRLVRISKYCTGLDVANEFPQRIEVY, encoded by the coding sequence ATGGAACCTATTCGAAAGTTCAATCGTTTTGAATTAAAGTATCTGCTATCAATGGAGCAGACACGCGAATTTAAACAGCAGATAGAGGCTTACATGCTTCCTGATCAATATGCATGGAATTCAGGGGACTACGTAATCTCAAGTCTGTACTATGATAGTCCGGATCTTCAATGTTATTGGGAAAAGGTTGATGGACTAAAATTCCGGAAAAAGCTTAGAGTTCGTATATACGAAACTGAAGAGAAAATGACAGAAGATTCCATGGTATTCGTCGAGGTCAAACAACGTTACGATAAAACAATACAGAAGCGCAGGATTGCAATAACTTACAAGGATGCTATGACACTCTGCGACGAGCATCGTCTCCCCGATGAGTATGATGAAAGAGACAGACCCGTCATGGAAGAGGTTCTGGGAATGATCGAGGAAAGAAACCTCCAGCCAACACTCATCACAAGTTATTTCAGACACGCGTATACTGGAACGGATTATGACAACGGCCTGAGGATAACCTTTGACTCTAACATAAGATACAGAGTCAATGATCTGGATCTGGCCTCCAAGAATCCTGGAAGATATATAGTATCGCCTGATCGAGTGATCCTTGAGATCAAAGTCAATGAGAGAGTTCCTTACTGGCTTACAGAACTCATCGCCCAGAACAACTACAGACTCGTCAGAATAAGCAAGTACTGTACAGGACTGGATGTGGCGAACGAGTTCCCGCAAAGAATTGAGGTTTACTAA
- a CDS encoding NADH-quinone oxidoreductase subunit M: protein MNLSTHIPIILIATPILVAALMILLRKQPGIQKVLSVAVSFVMLILSIILLMQVWSGGIQAYEVGEWGKYGIILVADLLSSGMVVLTSFVSFLSLIYSLDYIERKSLSASYYPLFSLLVAGLNGSFLTGDIFNLFVFFELLLLSSCGLVIANEQGGVTKSSDKMEATFKYLVLNMLSSIVMLIAVSSLYATTGTLNMADISVKLSAMSAAGTLPWYIFAIALMFVVVFGNKAAIFPLHYWLPDVHPTAPSPISAMLSGVLIKVGAYGMLRVFFLIFIDTLDIFKPVIMYLALATIVVGAISAVAQTDVKRLLAYSSVSQIGYVFLGISFGSIYGITAALVYLVNHAVAKSMLFLTSGGIIHHAGTRDMRKMGGMVDSAPLMSLMFLVGAMSIAGMPPLGGFIAKLNLFDAGIGEQYYFAIGIALFFAIFTLFYMFRAMLLMFWGEKRDVEKYGEYSSHKLSLLMTLPIVVLALTVVAFGIYAEPLIALANATAHQIVDPQPYIDAVLMRVVR, encoded by the coding sequence ATGAACCTGTCAACTCATATCCCTATCATACTGATAGCCACTCCAATACTTGTGGCTGCTCTCATGATACTTCTTCGAAAACAGCCTGGGATACAGAAAGTATTGAGCGTTGCTGTCTCATTTGTAATGTTAATCCTGAGTATAATTTTGCTTATGCAGGTATGGTCAGGTGGCATTCAGGCCTATGAAGTAGGAGAATGGGGAAAATACGGAATCATATTGGTGGCAGACCTTCTGAGTTCAGGAATGGTTGTGCTTACATCATTCGTTTCATTCCTTTCACTAATATACTCACTTGATTACATCGAGAGAAAATCATTGAGTGCATCTTACTATCCGCTCTTCAGTCTGCTGGTTGCAGGACTTAACGGTTCCTTCCTCACAGGAGATATCTTCAATCTTTTCGTATTCTTTGAGTTACTTCTGCTCTCATCATGCGGACTTGTAATCGCAAATGAGCAGGGTGGTGTCACAAAGAGTTCCGACAAGATGGAGGCCACTTTCAAGTACCTTGTACTCAACATGTTAAGTTCAATTGTAATGCTCATTGCAGTATCTTCACTTTATGCAACAACAGGAACACTGAACATGGCTGATATATCAGTCAAACTCAGTGCAATGAGTGCAGCAGGAACACTTCCCTGGTATATTTTTGCCATTGCTCTGATGTTCGTTGTGGTCTTTGGTAACAAGGCTGCAATATTCCCGCTTCATTACTGGCTTCCGGATGTACACCCCACAGCACCATCACCCATAAGTGCAATGCTTAGTGGTGTACTTATCAAGGTGGGAGCATACGGAATGCTCAGGGTATTCTTCCTGATATTCATTGATACTCTTGATATTTTCAAGCCTGTAATAATGTATCTTGCACTGGCAACCATTGTTGTCGGAGCAATTTCAGCAGTAGCGCAAACTGATGTAAAACGCCTGCTTGCGTATTCCAGTGTAAGCCAGATTGGTTATGTTTTCCTTGGTATCAGTTTTGGAAGCATCTACGGAATAACAGCAGCACTTGTATATCTTGTAAATCACGCAGTAGCAAAGTCAATGCTTTTCCTTACCTCAGGCGGAATCATTCACCACGCAGGAACCAGGGACATGAGAAAAATGGGCGGCATGGTTGATAGTGCACCACTGATGTCACTTATGTTCCTTGTCGGTGCCATGTCAATTGCAGGAATGCCACCACTGGGTGGTTTTATTGCCAAGCTCAATCTTTTTGATGCCGGTATCGGTGAACAGTATTACTTTGCAATAGGAATTGCACTTTTCTTTGCAATATTCACTCTTTTCTACATGTTCAGGGCAATGTTACTCATGTTCTGGGGAGAGAAAAGGGACGTTGAAAAATACGGAGAGTATTCCAGTCACAAGCTCTCACTTCTGATGACACTGCCAATAGTCGTGCTTGCACTGACAGTCGTTGCATTCGGAATTTATGCAGAACCATTGATAGCACTTGCAAATGCAACAGCCCATCAGATCGTTGACCCGCAACCGTATATTGATGCTGTATTGATGAGGGTGGTAAGATGA
- a CDS encoding carbohydrate-binding domain-containing protein, with translation MKKYILIGGALLALLLIFLSSGGSIVSTITEESNNDLSGEGSIVSTITGESNDDISIYSASSEFTDRDLEQEADLEDATYIEVDSDTDITISEEGVYVISGEATEVTIYVDAPDESKVQIVLDGLNIVNEDMPVIYVKSADKVFITTTDSENYMETAGSFVSDGDTNLDAVIFSKDDLVFNGVGSLEIVSSENGISSKDDLKITGGTYYVTSELDSFEANDRILIYDGTFDVNSSKDAFHCENDEDDSLGNIYIYSGTFEIYAADDGITAAGFIQIDGGNITITKASEGIEATYIVINDCNIDIYATDDGINAARKSTAYDVEIVINGGTINIEMASGDTDGIDANGTVTINDGYITITCNSGIDVDEESYINGGTVIVNGVQIYEIQAEMMDGGGMHGGGNMPPGGGMPR, from the coding sequence ATGAAAAAGTATATTTTGATAGGGGGAGCTTTACTAGCCTTGCTACTTATTTTTTTAAGTAGTGGAGGAAGTATTGTCTCCACAATTACAGAAGAAAGTAATAATGATCTAAGTGGTGAAGGAAGTATTGTCTCTACTATTACAGGAGAAAGTAATGATGATATTTCGATATATTCAGCAAGCTCAGAATTTACCGACAGGGATCTGGAACAAGAAGCAGATCTGGAAGATGCAACATATATAGAAGTGGATTCAGACACTGATATTACAATTTCTGAAGAAGGGGTTTATGTAATAAGTGGCGAGGCTACTGAAGTTACTATTTATGTAGATGCACCAGATGAAAGCAAAGTCCAGATCGTTCTGGATGGTCTGAATATCGTTAATGAGGACATGCCAGTTATCTACGTTAAGTCAGCGGACAAGGTTTTCATTACTACCACAGATAGTGAGAATTATATGGAAACAGCAGGGTCTTTTGTTAGCGATGGAGATACAAATCTCGATGCAGTCATATTTTCAAAAGATGATTTAGTTTTCAATGGTGTCGGCTCTTTAGAAATCGTTTCGTCGGAAAACGGAATTAGTAGCAAAGATGATCTTAAAATTACTGGAGGAACTTATTATGTTACTTCAGAACTGGATTCTTTTGAGGCTAATGATAGAATTCTGATCTACGATGGAACATTTGATGTCAATTCTTCAAAAGATGCTTTCCATTGTGAAAATGATGAAGACGATAGTTTAGGGAACATTTACATTTACAGTGGAACGTTTGAGATCTATGCAGCTGATGACGGGATAACCGCTGCCGGATTCATACAGATCGATGGTGGAAATATCACAATTACAAAAGCTTCTGAAGGAATTGAAGCGACCTATATCGTGATCAATGATTGTAACATTGATATTTATGCGACCGATGATGGGATCAATGCTGCCAGGAAAAGTACTGCTTATGATGTTGAAATTGTCATTAATGGCGGTACCATTAACATAGAGATGGCTAGCGGAGATACAGATGGAATTGATGCAAATGGCACGGTAACCATTAATGATGGTTACATAACGATCACATGTAATTCCGGAATCGATGTAGATGAAGAATCTTACATAAATGGAGGAACCGTAATCGTAAATGGCGTGCAGATATATGAGATACAAGCAGAGATGATGGACGGCGGTGGAATGCATGGAGGAGGAAATATGCCGCCAGGAGGAGGAATGCCAAGATAA
- a CDS encoding Na+/H+ antiporter subunit E yields the protein MKRYIAYSTILALVWCFVHGTVSINNFILGLIIAPFIIRPFKTLFPFDLEFSFSNALKKIPAQIKYLYVLIVEIIKANIMVAKIVLQPTIDIKPGIIAVPIDSKTDIGITAIANTITLTPGTLTIDVSDDKSILYVHAIDATDPEGIAQSIKNDLEKYTMEAFE from the coding sequence ATGAAAAGATATATTGCCTACTCAACAATACTGGCTCTGGTATGGTGTTTTGTCCATGGTACTGTAAGCATTAACAACTTCATACTGGGACTGATTATTGCACCATTTATTATCAGGCCATTCAAGACTCTGTTCCCCTTTGACCTTGAGTTCTCTTTCAGCAATGCGCTGAAAAAGATACCGGCACAAATCAAGTATCTGTATGTACTTATAGTGGAGATCATAAAGGCGAACATCATGGTTGCAAAGATTGTGTTGCAGCCAACTATCGATATAAAGCCGGGCATTATTGCTGTACCAATTGATTCCAAAACAGACATTGGTATCACTGCCATTGCAAACACAATTACCCTTACACCTGGTACATTGACCATCGATGTATCTGATGACAAGTCTATCCTGTATGTGCATGCAATCGATGCAACAGATCCGGAAGGAATAGCCCAGTCCATAAAGAATGATCTGGAAAAATACACAATGGAGGCATTCGAATGA
- a CDS encoding HAD family hydrolase: MLKGIVFDSDGVLVNSMPFHAKAWVEVFADYDMEVTEEEIYEIEGSNHVGVINIFFSRAGRTPNPEIYAEILEKKRAHFLENNRAEAFEGMYECLSSLKNKFKLAVASGADRTIVTSLMDKFYPGIFDVIISGEDVKNGKPDPEPYEKAIAKLGLSKDECLIVENAPLGVESAKNAGVFCVGIPTYLDESKLKEADFVVRNHSELIEYLNSLAKEQ, from the coding sequence ATGTTAAAAGGAATTGTTTTTGACTCTGACGGAGTTCTGGTTAACTCAATGCCATTTCATGCAAAAGCATGGGTTGAAGTTTTTGCAGATTACGATATGGAAGTCACCGAAGAAGAAATCTATGAGATCGAAGGGTCGAATCACGTAGGAGTTATCAACATCTTTTTTAGCAGGGCTGGAAGGACACCGAACCCTGAGATATATGCTGAAATACTCGAAAAGAAAAGAGCACATTTCCTTGAAAACAATCGTGCTGAAGCTTTTGAAGGCATGTATGAATGCCTCAGTTCCCTGAAAAACAAGTTTAAACTGGCAGTAGCATCAGGTGCCGACAGGACAATTGTTACATCACTTATGGATAAGTTCTATCCCGGAATATTCGATGTCATTATTTCCGGAGAAGATGTTAAAAATGGAAAACCTGACCCGGAACCATATGAAAAAGCAATTGCAAAATTAGGTCTCAGTAAAGATGAGTGTCTTATTGTAGAGAATGCACCCCTGGGTGTTGAATCTGCTAAGAATGCAGGTGTTTTTTGTGTAGGAATTCCGACCTATCTTGATGAATCTAAGCTTAAGGAAGCTGATTTTGTAGTTAGGAATCATTCTGAACTTATTGAGTACCTGAATAGTCTTGCTAAAGAGCAATAA
- a CDS encoding NADH-quinone oxidoreductase subunit K: MNNTLLSLTIAILFGIGTFLILRRDIVRVIIGLGVLSHAVNLLIVSAGVFSGTKVPIITDDGGHGAAEATGSIFTDSLSQGILAPIIEAGHQVDYVDPLVQALVLTAIVISLATTAFILILAYRIYEEYGTTDIRELRRLWG, translated from the coding sequence ATGAACAATACATTGCTCTCTCTTACAATAGCAATTCTGTTCGGTATCGGTACTTTCCTTATACTGCGCCGTGATATTGTCAGAGTTATTATCGGACTTGGTGTCCTTTCACATGCAGTGAACCTTCTGATAGTATCCGCAGGAGTTTTCTCCGGAACAAAAGTGCCAATAATCACAGATGATGGCGGACACGGAGCTGCAGAAGCAACAGGAAGTATCTTTACAGATTCTCTCTCACAGGGAATACTTGCACCTATTATAGAAGCAGGTCATCAGGTGGATTATGTTGACCCTCTTGTTCAGGCTCTTGTACTGACAGCCATTGTAATCAGTCTGGCTACAACAGCATTCATATTGATCCTTGCATACCGCATTTACGAGGAATATGGAACTACTGACATAAGGGAACTCAGGAGGCTCTGGGGATGA